In Panulirus ornatus isolate Po-2019 chromosome 40, ASM3632096v1, whole genome shotgun sequence, a single window of DNA contains:
- the LOC139761577 gene encoding uncharacterized protein, whose amino-acid sequence MKHLALILGLVGMIASAMAAPGGYGGYGVGYGGGFHGGFAGHGGGFGGGHGFFGGRGSGRGFSGGKGGSNFNIGVGGGGGFGFGGYGHGGFGHGGFGHGGFRHGGYGFGGYGGGYGGGYKYGK is encoded by the exons ATG AAGCACTTGGCCCTCATCCTTGGATTGGTAGGCATGATTGCCTCAGCCATGGCTGCCCCCGGTGGCTACGGCGGCTACGGTGTCGGATACGGAGGTGGATTCCATGGTGGATTTGCCGGACACGGAGGTGGATTCGGCGGTGGACACGGCTTCTTCGGTGGTCGTGGTAGTGGACGTGGCTTCTCCGGAGGCAAAGGTGGAAGCAACTTCAACATTGGAGTCGGCGGCGGTGGCGGATTTGGCTTTGGCGGCTATGGCCACGGTGGCTTCGGCCACGGTGGCTTCGGCCACGGTGGCTTCCGTCATGGTGGATATGGTTTCGGTGGCTATGGAGGAGGATATGGCGGCGGCTACAAATATGGGAAGTAA
- the LOC139761580 gene encoding uncharacterized protein, producing the protein MKFLALFIGLAGMIASAMAAPGGYGGYGGGYGGGFGGGFGGHGGGFGGGHGFFGGLGSGRGYSGGKGGSNFNIGYGGGGFGGHGGFGFGGFGGGHGGGYGGGYGGGYGGGYGGGYGYGK; encoded by the exons ATG AAATTCCTGGCGCTCTTTATTGGACTGGCAGGCATGATTGCCTCTGCCATGGCTGCCCCCGGTGGCTACGGTGGTTACGGTGGCGGATACGGAGGTGGATTTGGTGGTGGATTTGGCGGACATGGAGGTGGATTTGGCGGTGGACACGGCTTCTTTGGTGGTCTCGGTAGTGGACGTGGCTACTCCGGAGGCAAAGGTGGAAGCAACTTCAACATTGGCTATGGCGGTGGTGGATTTGGCGGCCATGGTGGATTTGGCTTTGGCGGATTTGGCGGAGgacatggtggtggatatggtggtggatatggcggTGGATATGGCGGCGGATATGGTGGTGGCTACGGTTATGGAaagtaa
- the LOC139761578 gene encoding uncharacterized protein: MKFLALFIGLAGMIASVMAAPGGYGGYGGYGGGYGGGFGGGFGGHGGGFGGGHGFFGGRGSRRGFSGGKGGSNFNLGYGGGGFGGHGGFGFGGFGGGHGGGYGGGYGGGYGGGYGYGK; this comes from the exons atg AAATTCCTGGCGCTCTTCATTGGACTGGCAGGCATGATTGCCTCCGTCATGGCTGCCCCCGGTGGCTACGGTGGTTACGGTGGTTACGGTGGCGGATACGGAGGTGGATTTGGTGGTGGATTTGGCGGACACGGAGGTGGATTTGGCGGTGGACACGGCTTTTTCGGTGGTCGTGGCAGTAGACGTGGATTTTCTGGGGGCAAAGGTGGAAGTAACTTCAACCTTGGCTATGGCGGTGGTGGATTTGGTGGTCATGGTGGATTTGGCTTTGGTGGCTTTGGCGGAGgacatggtggtggatatggaggCGGATATGGCGGCGGATATGGTGGTGGCTATGGATATGGAAAGTGA
- the LOC139761575 gene encoding uncharacterized protein, whose amino-acid sequence MKFMLFFAGLAILVASTMAAPGGYGYGGFGGFGGYGYGGFGSGFSAYLGGHGGHGFGGHGFFGGGGGRGFAGGKGNSNYNIGSGLYGGFGGHGFGFGGFGHGYGYGGGYGGYGYGK is encoded by the exons ATG AAGTTCATGTTGTTCTTCGCCGGACTGGCAATCTTGGTTGCCTCCACCATGGCTGCTCCCGGTGGCTACGGCTATGGAGGCTTCGGTGGCTTCGGTGGCTACGGTTACGGAGGATTCGGAAGTGGATTTAGCGCATATCTTGGCGGCCACGGTGGTCACGGTTTTGGAGGCCACGGCTTCTtcggtggcggtggtggacgtGGATTCGCCGGCGGCAAAGGCAACAGTAACTACAATATTGGATCCGGCCTTTATGGAGGCTTTGGTGGACATGGCTTCGGCTTTGGTGGATTTGGCCATGGTTATGGATATGGTGGAGGATATGGCGGATACGGATACGGAAAGTGA
- the LOC139761576 gene encoding uncharacterized protein, with the protein MKFMLFFAGLAILVASTMAAPGGYGYGGFGGFGGYGYGGFGSGFSAYLGGHGGHGFGGHGFFGGGGGRGFAGGKGNSNYNIGSGLYGGFGGHGFGFGGFGHGYGYGGGYGGYGYGK; encoded by the exons ATG AAGTTCATGTTGTTCTTCGCCGGACTGGCAATCTTGGTTGCCTCCACCATGGCTGCTCCCGGTGGCTACGGCTATGGAGGCTTCGGTGGCTTCGGTGGCTACGGCTACGGTGGATTCGGAAGTGGATTTAGCGCATATCTTGGCGGCCACGGTGGTCACGGTTTTGGAGGCCACGGCTTCTtcggtggcggtggtggacgtGGATTCGCCGGCGGCAAAGGCAACAGTAACTACAATATTGGATCCGGCCTTTATGGAGGCTTTGGTGGACATGGCTTCGGCTTTGGTGGATTTGGCCATGGTTATGGATATGGTGGAGGATATGGCGGATACGGATACGGAAAGTGA